From the Clostridium cagae genome, the window TTCACCATTTGGATATCCAGCTTCTGCTAATAATTTTTTAGCTTCTTCTATATTACCTTCTGCTTTAAAATATTCTTTATCAGCAAAATCTGCGCCACTTGGATCTTTAATTCCTTGTGGGACAAATCCAGTTGCTGGTGTTTGACCGCCTTTTAATATATTTTTAACTATTGAAGGTCTATCAATTGCAAGATTTAAAGCTTTTCTAACCCTCTTATCTTGTAATACTTTTGTAGCATTCGGATCAATTGCATTTACTGAATCTGAAACATTTATTACATAAAATCCTGTTCCTAGTAGTGGAAAATTCTTTCCTGTTCCATCAGCTAATGCTCCTTCTATTTCTGATGTTGGTACAATATCTACCATATCAAAATCTCCTGTTTTAAAACTAGCCCAAGCAGATGTATCTTCAGTAACAAGTTTTACATTTAATTTATCAAGTTTTATATTATTAACATCGTAATAATTTTCATTCTTTTCTAATACTATTTCATCTTTCATACCATACTTAGTTATTTTGAAAGGTCCATTTGAAACGTAAGTTTCAGCATTAAGAGCCCAAGTATCCTTATTAGCTTCAACTGTACCCTTATTTACTGGTAAATAACAAGTGAATGCTGTTAATTCTAAAAAGTATGAACATGGAGCAGCTAATGTCACTTCTAAAGTCTTATCATCAATTGCTTTAATCCCTACATCCTCTAGGCTTCCTTTTCCTTGATTATAAGCATCTGCACCTTTAATATATGACATTTGGAATGCATATCCTGAAGCTGTTGCTGGATTTAATACTCTCTTCCATGAATATTCAAAATCATTTGCTGTAACTGGTTCTCCATTAGACCATTTAACTCCATCTCTTATATGGAAAGTATAAACTGTTCCATCTTCTGAAACATCACATTTTTCAGCAATTCCAGGAATAGCCTTATTATTCTCATCTAATTTATACAATCCTTCAAATGCATTTACTATAATAGTTGCACTATCTACTGCTTCGCTTAATGCTGGAT encodes:
- a CDS encoding peptide ABC transporter substrate-binding protein; amino-acid sequence: MKTSKIKKLCAITLALTLGFSSLVGCGGGSSNDPNAQVITYNLNADPKTLDPALSEAVDSATIIVNAFEGLYKLDENNKAIPGIAEKCDVSEDGTVYTFHIRDGVKWSNGEPVTANDFEYSWKRVLNPATASGYAFQMSYIKGADAYNQGKGSLEDVGIKAIDDKTLEVTLAAPCSYFLELTAFTCYLPVNKGTVEANKDTWALNAETYVSNGPFKITKYGMKDEIVLEKNENYYDVNNIKLDKLNVKLVTEDTSAWASFKTGDFDMVDIVPTSEIEGALADGTGKNFPLLGTGFYVINVSDSVNAIDPNATKVLQDKRVRKALNLAIDRPSIVKNILKGGQTPATGFVPQGIKDPSGADFADKEYFKAEGNIEEAKKLLAEAGYPNGEGFPNLVALINPTNPNGDVAQAMQDMWKNNLGINVELQSQEWKVFQTTRTAKQYEVAFHAWVGDYIDPMTFLDMWESTSGQNCAGYNNPEYDKLIRAAKVEQDQTKRFEMLHQAEDILMEDMPIIPLNYQVKTKGIKDYVKGVNVSPLGFIYFDKAYVEGK